In Ciconia boyciana chromosome 16, ASM3463844v1, whole genome shotgun sequence, one genomic interval encodes:
- the SSTR2 gene encoding somatostatin receptor type 2 yields the protein MELEYELPNATAFWFSPASPFDNFSVEAPTNASQNGTGQHFDLTSNAILTFIYFVVCIVGLCGNTLVIYVILRYAKMKTITNIYILNLAIADELFMLGLPFLAMQVALVHWPFGKAICRIVMTVDGINQFTSIFCLTVMSIDRYLAVVHPIKSAKWRRPRTAKMINVAVWGVSLLVIMPIMIYAGVQHNHGRSSCTIIWPGESGAWYTGFIIYAFILGFLVPLTIICLCYLFIIIKVKSSGIRVGSSKRKKSEKKVTRMVSIVVAVFIFCWLPFYIFNVSSVSVLIVPTPVLKGMFDFVVVLSYANSCANPILYAFLSDNFKKSFQNVLCLVKVSGMDEADRSDSKQDKSRLNETTETQRTLLNGDLQTSI from the coding sequence ATGGAGCTGGAATACGAGCTGCCCAACGCCACCGCGTTCTGGTTCTCCCCGGCTTCCCCCTTCGACAACTTCTCCGTGGAGGCACCCACCAACGCGTCGCAGAACGGCACAGGCCAGCACTTCGACCTGACCAGCAACGCCATCCTCACCTTCATCTACTTCGTGGTCTGCATCGTAGGGCTGTGCGGCAACACGCTGGTGATATACGTCATCCTGCGTTATGCCAAGATGAAGACCATCACCAACATCTACATCCTCAACCTGGCCATCGCAGACGAGCTGTTCATGCTCGGTCTGCCATTCCTGGCCATGCAGGTCGCCCTGGTACACTGGCCCTTTGGCAAAGCCATCTGCAGAATTGTCATGACGGTGGACGGGATCAACCAGTTCACCAGTATCTTCTGCTTGACGGTTATGAGCATTGACCGGTACCTGGCTGTCGTCCATCCCATTAAATCTGCCAAGTGGAGGCGGCCCAGGACAGCTAAAATGATCAATGTGGCCGTTTGGGGCGTCTCCCTGTTGGTGATCATGCCCATCATGATTTATGCTGGGGTGCAGCATAATCACGGCAGGAGTAGCTGCACCATCATCTGGCCGGGAGAGTCGGGTGCCTGGTACACGGGCTTCATCATCTACGCCTTCATCCTGGGCTTCCTGGTGCCTCTCACCATTATCTGCCTTTGCTACTTGTTCATCATTATCAAAGTCAAGTCCTCGGGCATCAGAGTGGGCTCCTCCAAGAGGAAAAAGTCCGAGAAGAAAGTCACCAGGATGGTCTCCATCGTGGTCGCTGTCTTCATCTTCTGCTGGCTCCCCTTCTACATCTTTAACGTCTCCTCAGTCTCCGTCCTGATCGTGCCCACGCCTGTCCTCAAGGGCATGTTCGACTTTGTGGTGGTCCTCAGTTACGCCAACAGCTGTGCCAACCCCATCCTTTATGCCTTCTTGTCCGACAACTTCAAGAAGAGCTTTCAGAACGTCCTCTGCCTGGTGAAGGTCAGTGGCATGGACGAGGCGGACCGGAGCGACAGCAAGCAGGACAAATCCAGGCTCAACGAGACCACAGAAACCCAAAGGACCCTGCTCAATGGTGACCTGCAGACGAGCATCTGA